From Xylocopa sonorina isolate GNS202 chromosome 2, iyXylSono1_principal, whole genome shotgun sequence, a single genomic window includes:
- the LOC143433153 gene encoding uncharacterized protein LOC143433153: MSVDVRSLIKKRSLVKAQITRIFNYIKQSESLEKYVLEIRKQKLEEHYNSFVEIQSQIDEQNDSIDQDLAQIEIENLYYDCADFISKHLYEAESIARVPNPLISASPTITTANTILPKIHIRPFNGDFAEWHNFFDTFKSLVHENDSIPITHKFHLLKSYLTGNAASITNSLNATEENYFVAWNLIQKRYNQPRKIVQCHIRALFELPDITRNSLTSLRAFVERAEMHINALKALKQPVEWHEMLIYIITSKLNKTTRTEWEQSVDEDKSPTYEELLAFLHKFSRDAEPGKLFSADHLKVRNKGALADRSGHSKSRNQSHNLVTTQSIPRCVVCYQGHYIQQCPTFLSKSPRDRLKCARTNKLCVNCLRNNHTTAVCSAINCRQCNRRHHTLLHFHTVDDSDQIQGNHQSTTANFGTSPSPIVLTSRSNAEILLSTARVKILDNYNREHDCRILLDSGSQSNFITDRLAKKLNLPQQHLNLRAASGLGQQTSSIEYQVSATLKSTTGDFTCQANFLAIPRITGNLPSRQFNPKGVPIPGHIKLADAEFYKPAEIDLLLGEYLFYKLTGVGRIRLPNDTAILQKTKFGWVISGDVGDYRYKDYQKTHCHVSNLNNDIAKFWEIEEGPIKHRWSNTEQACEKHFLETVQRTSSGRYVVKLPFNNEKSNLRESYRMAFKRFYMLERKFETNHLLREQYTQFLNEYLMLGHMREVTHTANPDQGLYLPHHAIIKESSVTSKIRVVFDGSAKTSAGISLNDTLMIGPTLQDDLFSIITRFRSYTYVLNADIETMHRQVLIDPEDSKYQKIVWRSNPSESLRSYALNTVTYGTASAPYLAVRCLWKLAEDEGKRYPLAARAFKNDFYMDDLLTGANTIEEAQMLREQVVLLGKLGGFNLRQWASNENCLVKKLKSQAIDKQVCLDADSTKRTLGILWNSLEDRIGYQVRVEVGAKRVTKRVILSRISQLFDPLGLLGPIVIRAKVLMQDLWKCNSDWDAPVPESILSRWQTYYNELPVLNHFSVPRKFLIDHAISRKLHGFCDASEAAYGACIHIRSTNQKGETIARLVCAKSRVAPLKSTMLPRLELCAVHLLANLYTNVSKALKLPIESVKFWSDSTITLHWLKTSPHKLKTFVANRVSEIQSYTRPDDWNHIATKENPADYISRGQRPSELITNKHWFLGPEWLSRDEINWPNSRLPDIEIPEVRTVVLTSQIVETEFIHRFSSFTTFATRNWIFGKLSIAELQQAHACIMKIVQKQEFSRELHLLSKNQNIDKKSKLISLNPFIESNGILRVGGRLRHFNINYSQKHPTLLPKGHFITKLLIRREHINQLHAGILGTLNAIRQNYCFYCQCKFRVSPSDNNSSRLSGYSLSLNNAFKAGGVFRPRKIWSNQVARKLSLPLYRPPPRGIKQLADWLTAELRTSISKKVVRDILSEQVSEEKLRTHHISRLTVLSLFDCSLPNDFKTKQPMSSPNIHHRSHIV; the protein is encoded by the exons ATGTCTGTCGATGTTAGGTCTTTGATTAAGAAACGCAGTCTAGTAAAGGCACAAATTACGCGGATATTCAATTATATAAAACAGTCCGAATCACTAGAAAAATATGTCTTAGAAATAAGAAAACAAAAATTAGAAGAACACTATAACTCCTTCGTCGAGATACAATCACAAATTGATGAACAGAATGATAGTATAGACCAAGATTTAGCTCAGATAGAAATTGAAAATTTATATTACGATTGCGCTGATTTTATAAGTAAACATTTATACGAAGCAGAGTCAATTGCTAGAGTACCTAACCCTTTGATTAGCGCTAGCCCTACGATAACAACCGCGAATACAATTTTGCCTAAAATTCATATTCGTCCCTTTAACGGTGACTTTGCGGAATGGCACAATTTCTTTGATACATTTAAATCTCTAGTACACGAGAATGATTCCATACCCATTACGCATAAATTCCATCTTTTAAAATCATATTTGACCGGAAATGCAGCAAGCATTACTAATTCATTGAACGCGACGGAAGAAaattatttcgtagcatggaatttAATCCAGAAACGTTATAATCAACCGAGGAAAATAGTTCAATGTCACATAAGAGCTCTTTTTGAATTGCCGGATATAACAAGAAATTCTCTGACTTCCCTTCGCGCATTTGTCGAAAGGGCCGAAATGCACATCAATGCTTTGAAGGCCCTCAAACAACCAGTCGAGTGGCATGAAATGTTAATCTACATTATCACGTCGAAATTAAATAAGACTACGCGCACGGAATGGGAACAGTCTGTTGATGAGGATAAAAGTCCGACATACGAAGAGCTACTGGCCTTCTTGCATAAATTTTCGCGGGATGCTGAACCGGGCAAGTTGTTTTCGGCTGACCACTTGAAAGTAAGGAATAAAGGCGCACTTGCAGATAGATCAGGGCATTCGAAATCTCGTAATCAGTCGCATAATTTAGTAACGACTCAATCTATACCTCGATGCGTAGTATGCTATCAAGGACATTATATTCAACAATGCCCAACGTTTTTGAGCAAATCACCTAGAGATCGATTAAAATGTGCGCGTACTAACAAATTGTGTGTGAATTGCTTACGGAATAATCATACGACCGCGGTATGTTCCGCAATTAATTGTCGACAATGTAACAGGCGGCATCACACACTATTACATTTCCATACAGTTGATGATTCGGATCAAATTCAAGGAAACCATCAATCGACTACTGCAAATTTCGGCACTAGTCCCTCACCGATTGTTTTAACGTCCAGGAGCAATGCCGAAATATTATTATCGACGGCACGTGTTAAAATCTTAGATAACTATAATAGGGAGCACGATTGTCGTATCTTACTTGATTCTGGATCACAGTCAAACTTCATAACTGATAGATTAGCTAAAAAATTAAATCTACCTCAACAACATCTCAATTTACGGGCTGCTTCAGGTTTAGGACAACAAACCAGTAGTATTGAATACCAAGTATCGGCTACACTTAAATCTACTACCGGAGATTTTACTTGTCAAGCTAACTTCTTAGCAATTCCCAGGATAACGGGAAATTTACCCTCACGGCAATTCAACCCAAAGGGAGTTCCAATTCCAGGGCATATCAAATTAGCCGATGCAGAATTTTACAAACCAGCAGAAATAGATCTCCTATTAggagaatatttattttataaattgacAGGAGTAGGTCGCATTAGATTACCCAACGATACTGCGATATTACAAAAAACCAAATTTGGATGGGTAATATCAGGAGATGTGGGCgattacagatacaaagattatCAAAAAACACATTGTCATGTATCGAATTTAAATAATGATATCGCGAAATTTTGGGAGATAGAGGAAGGTCCTATTAAACACCGCTGGTCTAATACAGAACAGGCGTGCGAAAAGCATTTTCTAGAAACCGTTCAACGCACATCATCTGGCCGATATGTAGTCAAACTTCCATTTAACAACGAAAAATCAAACTTAAGAGAATCGTACAGAATGGCATTCAAAAGATTTTATATGTTAGAACGAAAATTCGAAACCAACCACTTGCTTCGAGAACAATATACTcaatttttaaatgaatacTTGATGCTAGGTCATATGCGTGAAGTCACACATACCGCGAATCCAGATCAAGGACTTTATCTTCCGCATCATGCCATCATAAAAGAGTCAAGTGTAACTTCCAAAATCAGAGTAGTATTCGATGGTTCTGCTAAAACATCCGCAGGCATCTCATTAAACGATACCTTGATGATCGGTCCTACCTTACAGGATGATTTATTTTCTATTATTACTCGTTTTCGGTCGTATACGTATGTTCTAAATGCCGATATAGAAACAATGCATAGGCAAGTGCTTATAGATCCCGAAGATAGTAAATATCAGAAGATAGTATGGCGCAGTAACCCGTCCGAATCTTTGAGATCTTACGCGTTAAATACCGTAACTTATGGCACAGCCTCAGCTCCGTACTTAGCAGTACGGTGTCTCTGGAAACTAGCCGAAGACGAGGGTAAACGATATCCACTAGCAGCAAGGGCATTCAAAAATGATTTTTACATGGATGATCTTTTGACTGGCGCGAATACCATCGAAGAAGCGCAGATGCTTAGGGAACAAGTAGTTCTATTAGGAAAGTTAGGAGGTTTTAATTTAAGACAGTGGGCATCTAACGAGAACTGTCTAGTCAAAAAATTAAAAAGTCAAGCTATAGACAAACAAGTATGCTTAGACGCTGATTCAACTAAACGTACTTTAGGTATACTTTGGAATTCATTAGAAGACAGAATTGGTTACCAGGTTAGGGTAGAAGTCGGAGCTAAACGAGTCACCAAACGCGTAATTTTATCACGAATATCACAACTCTTTGATCCATTAGGTTTACTAGGCCCCATAGTTATTCGAGCTAAGGTCTTAATGCAAGACTTATGGAAATGTAACAGTGATTGGGATGCCCCGGTGCCGGAATCAATACTTTCGCGATGGCAAACATATTATAATGAACTGCCAGTATTAAATCATTTTTCAGTACCGCGCAAATTTCTAATCGACCACGCAATTAGTAGGAAATTACATGGCTTCTGCGATGCGAGCGAAGCTGCCTATGGAGCATGTATACATATTAGATCTACCAATCAGAAAGGTGAAACAATAGCTCGATTAGTATGCGCAAAATCTAGAGTAGCTCCATTAAAATCTACTATGCTTCCTCGTCTAGAATTATGTGCTGTGCATCTCCTAGCAAATTTGTATACTAACGTATCGAAGGCATTAAAACTACCCATCGAATCGGTCAAGTTCTGGTCTGACTCGACTATAACCTTACATTGGTTAAAAACATCACCGCACAAATTAAAAACCTTTGTCGCCAATCGCGTATCAGAGATACAATCTTATACCAGGCCAGACGACTGGAATCACATCGCGACAAAAGAAAATCCTGCAGATTATATTTCCCGAGGACAGAGACCATCGGAGCTAATAACCAATAAACACTGGTTCTTAGGTCCGGAGTGGCTCTCACGAGATGAAATAAATTGGCCAAATTCAAGATTACCTGATATCGAGATTCCAGAAGTACGCACGGTAGTCTTAACCAGTCAGATAGTAGAGACCGAATTCATTCATCGATTTTCATCATTCACTACATTTGCAACGCGTAATTGGATATT CGGAAAGTTATCAATCGCGGAACTTCAACAAGCGCATGCCTGTATAATGAAGATAGTACAGAAACAGGAATTCTCAAGAGAATTACATTTATTATCAAAGAATCAAAACATTGATAAGAAAAGTAAATTAATTTCTCTGAATCCTTTCATCGAGTCAAATGGAATTCTTCGCGTAGGAGGACGTCTTCGACActttaatataaattattcacAAAAGCATCCTACATTGCTACCAAAAGGACACTTTATTACCAAACTTCTAATCAGACGCGAACATATTAATCAATTACACGCAGGTATACTTGGCACATTAAATGCCATTCGACAGAATTATTG TTTCTACTGTCAATGTAAATTCAGAGTATCTCCATCTGACAATAATAGTTCCAGACTGAGTGGTTACAGTCTATCATTGAACAATGCGTTCAAGGCGGGCGGCGTGTTTCGTCCTCGAAAAATATGGTCGAACCAG GTTGCTAGAAAACTTAGTTTACCTCTTTAT CGACCACCCCCTCGCGGAATCAAGCAACTCGCCGATTGGCTGACTGCTGAACTCCGAACCTCTATAT CAAAAAAAGTCGTCCGAGATATTCTATCCGAGCAAGTAAGCGAGGAGAAATTAAGGACGCATCACATATCTCGATTGACTGTTCTCTCTTTGTTCGATTGCTCCTTGCCCAATGATTTTAAAACAAAGCAACCGATGTCTTCCCCGAATATACATCACCGTTCTCATATAGTATGA